In Macadamia integrifolia cultivar HAES 741 unplaced genomic scaffold, SCU_Mint_v3 scaffold1128, whole genome shotgun sequence, a genomic segment contains:
- the LOC122062821 gene encoding uncharacterized protein LOC122062821 gives MSYLSWLRQSMSWKKKNLKSQEATDPTCHKETAEVKALTEDEEFGVTEQLKNFVKSFSVDTFKNFPLQDDQRTVDNAGDSAPTTSSNVQKDLSEWQERHAIIVLSRVKEISQLRYILCPRYLKERQFWRIYFKLVKDYVAPYEIRAIQRAKLKRMGMEDGTSLSTSAYEVEMAEANPVMSVSPPAFLDNDSDEIPSTGVLVK, from the exons ATGAGCTACTTGTCATGGCTTCGTCAATCAATGtcgtggaagaagaagaatttgaaatcaCAGGAAGCTACAGATCCTACTTGTCACAAGGAAACTGCGGAAGTAAAAGCCCTAACAGAAGATGAAGAGTTCGGAGTGACGGAGCAGTTGAAGAACTTCGTCAAATCCTTCTCTGTAGATACGTTCAAAAATTTCCCTCTTCAAG ATGATCAGAGAACTGTCGACAACGCCGGCGATTCAGCACCGACGACCTCCTCTAATGTCCAGAAGGATCTGTCAGAGTGGCAGGAGCGGCATGCAATCATCGTTCTCTCCAGAGTCAAG GAAATATCACAACTAAGATATATTCTCTGCCCTCGGTACTTGAAGGAGAGACAATTTTGGAGAATATATTTCAAGCTTGTCAAGGATTATGTAGCTCC ATATGAGATACGTGCAATACAAAGGGCAAAACTCAAGAGGATGGGGATGGAGGATGGGACGTCATTAAGCACGAGTGCATATGAAGTGGAGATGGCAGAGGCAAATCCAGTAATGAGTGTGTCACCTCCTGCTTTTTTGGATAATGATTCAG aTGAGATTCCAAGCACTGGTGTTCTGGTAAAGTAA